In Brassica napus cultivar Da-Ae chromosome C2, Da-Ae, whole genome shotgun sequence, the sequence ATGGTTTAGATTGAATTTAGCTTTCCTTCATCCATGCTTTGTTGTTTATGTTTTGATGCCAATATGTCTCTCTGTTACATTCTTGAGTAAGGAGGACTAAACTTTATTCATTGAAttctaatgtttatttttttttcagatgttCTGATGAGGTGATTGTAATGGAAATGAAATTTGGTAAAGGAATTGATATGGAACAAAGCCCCAACAGTGTTCTTACTGAATCAGAGAAGAGGAGTACAAGGCTGAAGCCGCCTCGCAGGGATGAGATACTGAGAGTCAAAGAAGGCTTCACCGAGATAAGCTTCAGGCGCTACCGCAGCACATCCTGTAAGAACTTTTCTTCCAAGCCGGATAATAAAACGGAGCAAAGGCGAGGTTCTGTGTATCAAAGCTCCAATAAGTTTTTTAAAGAGCTTAGAGATCCTCAGGGACGTAAAGACTCGGATGCAAAACTTGAGCTGTCTCGTACTAGCGACGCTTCTTTCTCCTTTAGAGTTGTTGATTCTTCAAGAAAGGGGAGTACAGAGAAAATATCAGACGCAAAGAAGGTTTCAGATGGACAGAAGTCATCAGCTGAGCCTTACACCTCTGGCAACTTCATTGACATTTGTTTGAAATCAGGTATTAAAGATAGAGGAGTGGTGTTGGATTCAGAAGAGGATGACCATGAAACTAGATTGCCTAAGCCACATTCCTCTTCATTAGAAGCCGGTTGCAATAAGGAAAGCTCAAGGGTTAGGAAAATGTTTGATCCATTTGTTAAGTCAAAGTCTCTGAGAAGTCCTCTTGGCTATTTAGGAGAAGCAGAAAAGCCTTGGAAGAACAATGAGCGTTGCAAGTCTATGTTGAGTGACTACTCAAACATTCATAAAAGTCTTCCTCCAGTTGTCAATAAGGACTATGTACTGGCATCATCCCCGGTTCATCTACATTGCCGTCTAAAGGTAGAAAGCAAACATGGGTTGCCTGTTTTTCAGTTTGTGTCTGATTCTCCAGAGGATGTTTACACCGCAAAGACGTGGAAATCAGAGACTGGTTCTAGTTGGGTGTATACATTCTCATCTGCTGGGATCAGAAAGAGAAGCAGTGCTAGCGTGAGGGGTTTGAACGATGTTAGCAAAGAGCCTTTGCTTGTGGCTCAGATGCAAGTTTCATGTAACATGTCTTCAGAAGTAAGAAAAAAGGGACAAGATCCAGAGACTTTGATGGTTAACGAGTTTGTTTTGTATGATATTGCACAAGCGAGACGGAGTGACTCTGTCTCCACAAAGGAAGATCAATCACTACTACCTCTTGCTAaaccagattcagattcaagaAGCAGCACATTGTCCAGGGATGGTTGTGATACAATGAAGCAGAGATCTCAGCCAAAACGTACATCTCAGAGCTGTGATCTTGAGGCTTCGAATGGAACAAACCCATGGTCAGCTGCAGATTTGCATCCTGACCTTGAGATTGCCGCTATAATTATCCAAGAGACCAttgagaagagagagagcttaaAGTACAGAAGAGGTGACAAAAGGTTGATGGAGAAAACGAATCTTCTTGGTCTTTCTCCAATAGAAGAGGAGAAAAAGGAGTTGTTTGGTTCTGAAAAGTTGAAAGTTGTAATCCCAAGGGGAAACCATGGGCTACCAACTACCGAAAACTCCGGTCCTTCGCCTTTGATTCAGAGATGGAGGTCAGGAGGTGGTTGTGACTGTGGTGGTTGGGACATGGCTTGTCCTCTTATGGTTTTGGGTAATCCTCTTATCTCATGTTCTCATGATCAGCCTCTTGTGGACTATCAGCATCCTTTGCAACTATTTCTCCAGGTAACATTTGGATCTTGGACTTGTATGAGTAACTGTTGCCCTATAGTtatgaatttttgttttaagccctccaaatcttaaaaaatgttttaagcCCTCCAAATCTCTGATCCGGCCCtcccaaaaaatgttttaacacATCGCCACACTTCTTACCTTTATAGGGTGCTAAAGAGCATATACCAGCGTTGTACATGTCGTTTGCTGAGGAGGGGCAATACGATGTTCACTTCCATGCGCAGTTATCAACTCTGCAAGCATTCTCCACCTGTGTTGCCATATTACATAACACTGAAGTCTCGGATAATTACAGAAACGGCGAGAATGTACAACCGTTGTCACACTGCAGCTCACTGAAAATGTTGATTGATGAGGATGTTCAGTGTTTAGTTGAAGCAGTAACAGAGGAAGGAGAAAAGAATGTTCCTAATCCTGTGAAAGAAGCTGTGATCGCTCTTCAGTCCTACATGCCAAACCCTCCTTTCTCGCCAATCTCTCGAGTGTAGTCTGTGATGCTGTCCAGGATTGGCAGTAAGAAGATAAGAGAAGGTTGGTCTCCAGCTTCCTGACAAAGTGCAGCCATGAAGCGGTTCCCCAAACAAACTAGAACTTGAAGATGGAATGTTCTATGGTCTCCGGTCTGAGAAATGTGTCACGTTATTTATTCATTCTTCCGAGTAGGAtctttgcaaaagaaaaaaaaaagctacatTGTTCATACTATAAGGTAGCAAATGGGAGTTGCCCAATTTGGTTAGAGTTTCTTATAAGCTTAGATTTGGTTAGATCTTTCAGAAAAAGTTTTGTAACTTGTAGTGAATAATGAGATCATCTTCCTCTTTTCTCTCCCCGGTCAAAAAAGGTACTTTGAACAAATGAATTTTCATCAAATCAATAGTTACATAGCCCAAAAAATGGTAATGATTAAAGTGTTACAATCTTTGTCCTATAATGGGTTAGGGTTATCTCCATCTTTTGTTTTGTGCCAGCGAGCAGAGAGATCTTCTAGAGAGAGTATACTCCTGTAAAATTCATATGAAGCAAAGAATATAGCTCCTTGGGACATGTACATCACCAGTCTGGGGATCAAACCTCTGCATAATACAACAATAAGAGAAGATTATACTGGTAAAGCTGAAGAAGCATGGATGATACAAGCACCAGGGCATGGGAGATAAGATTAGTGAAAAATGAGCAAACCTGTATAGCCCTCGTGGACCTTCTCGTTTCCGTATTGATTGAAGAGCTTGATACACACTAGGATGTTGGGTCTTAGATCCAGGAATCTGCAGCCATAGGATAAGTTTTAAATGTTGGCGACAACTGCTCCTTGAAAAGTTTGGAGAGAGAAACAAACCTGAGTTTGTAATCTTGTTTTCACTACATCAAATGGGGTTGTGAAAAAGGCAGCAGCAGATCCCGCTAGTCCTCCACAGACGAGCTGTCAGGAGATAATCATCCCAAGTTACCATATTTAAAGATAGCTGAAAATAGAGAATCTTAGTACAAACCGTTTGCAATGTTGTGGGTTGAGCCGCTTGACCACAAGGACCTATGGATGGTAATACCATTCGCTTCATGTTTTCATAAACATAGAACTGCATTTCCAATAACTTTGGCATCAGAACTGTATTCAAGCACTGCTATTAGTTAGAGAGAACACGAACAAATTATAGTAAGAGAACCTTAATGATCGAGTGAGGGATATTTCTACAAAGCACTGCACTCCATCCAGCATATAAAGAAAGTAGACCACCTTTCTGGATGATTCCAACTAATGCAGTCCTATATTAATTGacataccatttttttttttggggatcAGAAGGTATGAATCCTTTCTTAAGCAAAAGTTAGACTAAAGCTTGCAAAGTTTACCAGCAGTTGCGATAATGTGAACTGACTTGCATCTGCTGTTTGATACGCTCACTTGGCGTGAAGATAAAAGAAGTTGCAACGCTTGCGGAACCCCCGGCTACACAGTGGGCAAGAGAGCAATATTCCTGATATTACAAGGAATTAGATATATGAACTTTGACAATCTACTCAACATGCCAAGAGTAAGACATGTGTGAAAGAGACCTTAGGGAAAACAGGGAGCAGAGCTCCTTTAACTGATTCATAAGTGAATGTATAAAGGGCAGAGATAGGAGCTGATGAGGCAATGTTGCTAGCAATCCCCCGATAAAGTCCAGAAACACCTGAGCACATATAGGGATTTAAGCAACGAGGCACAGTGATAACTCATCTCAAGTAAATGATTCCCACCTCTTTCAGATATGATTGATCTCCCGGTATAGCATAGAGACTTGTCTTGGAAGCGGCATGATTGAATCATTGTCTTGACTGTATCAAGTGGGTGAAGAC encodes:
- the LOC106396946 gene encoding uncharacterized protein LOC106396946, with the translated sequence MEMKFGKGIDMEQSPNSVLTESEKRSTRLKPPRRDEILRVKEGFTEISFRRYRSTSCKNFSSKPDNKTEQRRGSVYQSSNKFFKELRDPQGRKDSDAKLELSRTSDASFSFRVVDSSRKGSTEKISDAKKVSDGQKSSAEPYTSGNFIDICLKSGIKDRGVVLDSEEDDHETRLPKPHSSSLEAGCNKESSRVRKMFDPFVKSKSLRSPLGYLGEAEKPWKNNERCKSMLSDYSNIHKSLPPVVNKDYVLASSPVHLHCRLKVESKHGLPVFQFVSDSPEDVYTAKTWKSETGSSWVYTFSSAGIRKRSSASVRGLNDVSKEPLLVAQMQVSCNMSSEVRKKGQDPETLMVNEFVLYDIAQARRSDSVSTKEDQSLLPLAKPDSDSRSSTLSRDGCDTMKQRSQPKRTSQSCDLEASNGTNPWSAADLHPDLEIAAIIIQETIEKRESLKYRRGDKRLMEKTNLLGLSPIEEEKKELFGSEKLKVVIPRGNHGLPTTENSGPSPLIQRWRSGGGCDCGGWDMACPLMVLGNPLISCSHDQPLVDYQHPLQLFLQGAKEHIPALYMSFAEEGQYDVHFHAQLSTLQAFSTCVAILHNTEVSDNYRNGENVQPLSHCSSLKMLIDEDVQCLVEAVTEEGEKNVPNPVKEAVIALQSYMPNPPFSPISRV
- the LOC106396947 gene encoding mitoferrin, translated to MASGKGPFKKGQPSIKHSCNFAEAKRKLSKISDHEHVEYLPQRHTRSRGSSKLSQMLSRDALISAVDLMWDRSDRTGSPAEEEANKSQLVRVSEKMCYRQSSEARWERDKLYSWMEGVAPSITRLHKGDAEFEKIESCYAEEGHSNPRGPLLEPSRSMDANSLFLLYKDRCANKRGVNIISSRCSSTDCPSKLSSPSGTNPREDTLSMLEGDRKDLENEACLSSTYAFAKHRHAFAGALAGVSVSLCLHPLDTVKTMIQSCRFQDKSLCYTGRSIISERGVSGLYRGIASNIASSAPISALYTFTYESVKGALLPVFPKEYCSLAHCVAGGSASVATSFIFTPSERIKQQMQVSSHYRNCWTALVGIIQKGGLLSLYAGWSAVLCRNIPHSIIKFYVYENMKRMVLPSIGPCGQAAQPTTLQTLVCGGLAGSAAAFFTTPFDVVKTRLQTQIPGSKTQHPSVYQALQSIRKREGPRGLYRGLIPRLVMYMSQGAIFFASYEFYRSILSLEDLSARWHKTKDGDNPNPL